From a region of the Sander lucioperca isolate FBNREF2018 chromosome 8, SLUC_FBN_1.2, whole genome shotgun sequence genome:
- the LOC116035671 gene encoding uncharacterized protein LOC116035671 isoform X1: protein MTHFRGQIRGPHWGPTMDNMLIDFWRKHDCLFNSSVDSYYDKDLKTKLWTEFALSIGKPVSDVERRSRSLRTQYGRVLWHPERVSTFQQKMLREKLDFLRPYIVRRRGDSYLEDEKFDDRDDDDEELETEGSIDHEMGSSFGSPLDADVTGQDLDDEPHPASSLNPAPLHFPNPPPQVTDVMSLSCPHRHNDEGSTDQPAQIAAPNISKHNILNQFAEVMLADMRQIKDPMVLMRLRRDITDLVFKAVEEDVQRQCNRVPPMTKPGERVQFHSCSTPQQASSQTNYSWRQRFLKRRNKGFEIGRRIQRWEEMKHVRRMSRSQLVQPGIQQGPALEGMGENSSPVIIQASEIKRETEPGNMVKIEEETLLSA from the exons ATGACACACTTTCGAGGTCAGATACGGGGCCCACACTGGGGCCCTACAATGGACAACATGCTGATAGATTTCTGGCGCAAACATGACTGCCTTTTTAATTCCTCGGTCGATTCTTACTATGACAAGGATTTGAAGACCAAGCTATGGACCGAGTTCGCGTTGTCCATCGGAAAGCCTG TATCTGATGTCGAGAGAAGATCCAGGTCGCTCCGGACTCAGTACGGGAGGGTGCTATGGCATCCGGAGAGGGTCAGCACTTTCCAGCAAAAGATGCTTAGAGAGAAACTTGATTTCTTGAGGCCTTACATAGTTCGCAGGCGAGGCGATTCATATCTGG AGGACGAGAAGTTTGATGATCGGGATGACGATGACGAGGAGTTGGAGACTGAAGGAAGCATTGACCACGAGATGGGAAGCTCATTTGGTAGCCCACTGGATGCTGATGTGACGGGGCAAGATCTAGATGATGAACCCCACCCGGCctccagcctgaaccctgctcCACTGCACTTTCCAAACCCGCCGCCTCAAGTTACAGATGTCATGTCTCTGAGCTGTCCCCACCGCCACAACGACGAGGGTTCTACTGATCAGCCTGCCCAAATAGCTGCACCAAACATATCCAAACACAACATATTAAACCAGTTTGCAGAGGTTATGTTGGCCGACATGCGTCAGATTAAAGACCCTATGGTGCTAATGAGACTTCGCCGAGATATCACCGACCTGGTGTTCAAAGCAGTGGAGGAGGACGTGCAGAGACAATGCAATCGAGTCCCGCCCATGACTAAACCGGGGGAGAGAGTGCAGTTCCACAGCTGCTCCACGCCCCAACAGGCATCCTCACAAACAAACTACTCTTGGAGGCAGAGGTTTCTGAAGAGAAGGAACAAGGGTTTTGAGATTGGAAGGAGGATACAGAGATGGGAGGAGATGAAACATGTGAGGCGAATGTCCAGGAGTCAGTTGGTGCAGCCCGGCATCCAGCAAGGCCCAGCGCTGGAGGGGATGGGTGAAAACAGCTCTCCGGTTATTATTCAAGCTTCTGAGatcaaaagagagacagagcctGGGAACATGGTTAAGATTGAAGAGGAGACACTTTTATCTGCTTGA
- the LOC116035671 gene encoding uncharacterized protein LOC116035671 isoform X2: MARQKYSVCGIHVVLHRKPEAIRKHRGSNVSRVSDVERRSRSLRTQYGRVLWHPERVSTFQQKMLREKLDFLRPYIVRRRGDSYLEDEKFDDRDDDDEELETEGSIDHEMGSSFGSPLDADVTGQDLDDEPHPASSLNPAPLHFPNPPPQVTDVMSLSCPHRHNDEGSTDQPAQIAAPNISKHNILNQFAEVMLADMRQIKDPMVLMRLRRDITDLVFKAVEEDVQRQCNRVPPMTKPGERVQFHSCSTPQQASSQTNYSWRQRFLKRRNKGFEIGRRIQRWEEMKHVRRMSRSQLVQPGIQQGPALEGMGENSSPVIIQASEIKRETEPGNMVKIEEETLLSA, from the exons ATGGCGAGACAGAAATACAGTGTATGTGGCATTCATGTAGTTCTGCATAGAAAACCTGAAGCAATACGCAAGCACAGGGGGAGTAACGTTAGCAGAG TATCTGATGTCGAGAGAAGATCCAGGTCGCTCCGGACTCAGTACGGGAGGGTGCTATGGCATCCGGAGAGGGTCAGCACTTTCCAGCAAAAGATGCTTAGAGAGAAACTTGATTTCTTGAGGCCTTACATAGTTCGCAGGCGAGGCGATTCATATCTGG AGGACGAGAAGTTTGATGATCGGGATGACGATGACGAGGAGTTGGAGACTGAAGGAAGCATTGACCACGAGATGGGAAGCTCATTTGGTAGCCCACTGGATGCTGATGTGACGGGGCAAGATCTAGATGATGAACCCCACCCGGCctccagcctgaaccctgctcCACTGCACTTTCCAAACCCGCCGCCTCAAGTTACAGATGTCATGTCTCTGAGCTGTCCCCACCGCCACAACGACGAGGGTTCTACTGATCAGCCTGCCCAAATAGCTGCACCAAACATATCCAAACACAACATATTAAACCAGTTTGCAGAGGTTATGTTGGCCGACATGCGTCAGATTAAAGACCCTATGGTGCTAATGAGACTTCGCCGAGATATCACCGACCTGGTGTTCAAAGCAGTGGAGGAGGACGTGCAGAGACAATGCAATCGAGTCCCGCCCATGACTAAACCGGGGGAGAGAGTGCAGTTCCACAGCTGCTCCACGCCCCAACAGGCATCCTCACAAACAAACTACTCTTGGAGGCAGAGGTTTCTGAAGAGAAGGAACAAGGGTTTTGAGATTGGAAGGAGGATACAGAGATGGGAGGAGATGAAACATGTGAGGCGAATGTCCAGGAGTCAGTTGGTGCAGCCCGGCATCCAGCAAGGCCCAGCGCTGGAGGGGATGGGTGAAAACAGCTCTCCGGTTATTATTCAAGCTTCTGAGatcaaaagagagacagagcctGGGAACATGGTTAAGATTGAAGAGGAGACACTTTTATCTGCTTGA